A stretch of Colletotrichum lupini chromosome 2, complete sequence DNA encodes these proteins:
- a CDS encoding HpcH/HpaI aldolase has translation MAVSIPHSFKEKLLRDEVASTLSVKLVKSVELPMMAKTAGFDGILVDMEHSSFDLETTSQLCIAALYAGISPIVRAPSKDPFFVSRILDGGALGVIVPHIRSVQDARDVVAAAKFQPIGTRSSTNGLPHYQFRTIPAKVSNPITNDATLVIPMIETLEALELVDEIAAVEGVDSLLIGTNDLTAEMGIPGDYENPRLTEAYERTIAACNKHGKWVGVGGLHSRMDLVEKFCQMGARWVMAATDGPLLIAGAAKRAAEMSSLGIRATAHTNGKS, from the coding sequence ATGGCCGTTTCTATTCCCCACTCATTCAAGGAGAAACTCCTCCGCGATGAGGTTGCATCGACTCTGAGCGTCAAACTAGTCAAGTCGGTAGAACTTCCCATGATGGCTAAGACAGCAGGATTCGACGGGATCCTCGTCGATATGGAGCATTCCTCATTCGATCTCGAGACGACCTCTCAACTGTGCATTGCCGCGCTGTACGCCGGGATCTCGCCAATAGTACGAGCGCCCAGCAAGGACCCCTTTTTTGTCTCAAGGATCCTAGACGGTGGTGCCCTTGGTGTTATTGTGCCGCATATTCGCAGTGTGCAAGACGCACGAGACGTTGTTGCGGCTGCCAAGTTCCAACCTATCGGCACACGATCATCAACCAACGGACTGCCTCATTATCAGTTCCGTACGATTCCTGCCAAGGTCTCCAATCCCATAACAAATGACGCTACTTTGGTTATACCAATGATCGAGACTCTTGAGGCACTAGAGCTAGTCGACGAGATTGCAGCAGTTGAAGGAGTGGACTCTCTACTTATCGGTACCAACGATCTGACGGCTGAGATGGGTATCCCTGGCGACTACGAAAACCCTAGGCTCACAGAAGCCTATGAGCGGACGATCGCTGCCTGCAATAAGCACGGAAAGTGGGTTGGCGTGGGAGGTCTTCACTCACGTATGGATCTTGTGGAAAAGTTTTGTCAAATGGGTGCGCGCTGGGTCATGGCTGCAACGGATGGCCCCTTGCTTATTGCCGGTGCCGCGAAGAGAGCGGCGGAGATGTCTAGCCTCGGTATCAGGGCAACTGCCCATACAAATGGCAAATCATAG